Below is a window of Virgibacillus sp. NKC19-3 DNA.
TTCGATTTCGTGTAACAGCATTTCCAATTTTCTTACCTACTGAAAGCCCAATCCGAAAGTGATCTTGCGTAGGTTTTCTTACATAATATATGACTAGCTGTCTGTTGGCAAAGGATTTCCCATGCTTAAACGCATACTGAAATTCTTCGTTCTTCTTTATACGAAATTCTTTTCTCATCCATTATCACCTTTACTAAATCACATCTATGTAATACGTTGCAACTCAACTTGAGATACACCCTTT
It encodes the following:
- the rnpA gene encoding ribonuclease P protein component codes for the protein MRKEFRIKKNEEFQYAFKHGKSFANRQLVIYYVRKPTQDHFRIGLSVGKKIGNAVTRNRIKRYLRQAFQELEDCIPKVYDIVIIARQPTKKMGAAEIKKSLTHLLYKEHLLKK